Proteins encoded by one window of Castor canadensis chromosome 2, mCasCan1.hap1v2, whole genome shotgun sequence:
- the LOC109692659 gene encoding uncharacterized protein gives MTELVSSRGRSPVGDGEEGLGDDQGLVIHHPAEEQPHRCLLCGQTFSQQPSLVRHQKAHAGTGRAAAFVCPECGKAFSVKHNLEVHQRTHTGERPFPCPECGRCFSLKQNLLTHQRIHSGEKPHQCAQCGRCFREPRFLLNHQRTHARMPAPHPRRPGVFGERRPYFCPRCGKSFAREGSLKTHQRSHGHGPEGQAAHLGRVL, from the coding sequence ATGACCGAACTGGTGTCCTCCAGGGGCAGGTCCCCTGTGGGGGACGGGGAGGAGGGTCTGGGGGACGACCAAGGCCTGGTCATCCACCACCCTGCGGAGGAGCAGCCACACCGCTGCCTGCTGTGTGGCCAGACCTTCTCGCAGCAGCCCAGCCTGGTGCGGCACCAGAAGGCCCACGCCGGGACGGGCCGCGCGGCCGCCTTCGTGTGCCCGGAGTGTGGCAAGGCGTTCAGCGTCAAGCACAACCTCGAGGTGCACCAGCGCACGCACACCGGCGAGCGGCCCTTCCCCTGCCCGGAGTGCGGCCGCTGCTTCAGCCTCAAGCAGAACCTGCTCACGCACCAGCGCATCCACAGCGGGGAGAAACCGCACCAGTGCGCGCAGTGCGGCCGCTGCTTCCGCGAGCCGCGCTTCCTGCTCAACCACCAGCGCACCCACGCGCGCATGCCCGCGCCGCACCCGCGCCGCCCCGGGGTCTTCGGGGAGCGGCGGCCCTACTTCTGTCCCCGCTGCGGCAAGAGCTTCGCGCGCGAGGGCTCGCTCAAGACCCACCAGCGCAGCCACGGCCATGGGCCCGAGGGCCAGGCGGCCCATTTAGGCCGCGTGCTATGA